One window of the Colletotrichum lupini chromosome 9, complete sequence genome contains the following:
- a CDS encoding dihydrodipicolinate synthetase, whose protein sequence is MSPSKVPPQGIWAPAVTLFNPETDELDLEAQAKYYSYLSKTGLAGLVILGTNAEQFLLTREERKALIATARKATGPDFPIMAGCGMHSTKQVLELLSDAKEAGADSALVLPPAYFGKQTTPQVIDRFFNTVAEKTPLPIVLYNFPLVCNGIDLDSGTIAKLAKKHDSIVGVKLTCGAVAKIVRLAAELPAEKFATYGGQSDFLLGGLTSGSAGCIAAFANVFPRVTVQIYKLHNEGKLKEAVELHQKAALAEQATKAGIATIKYAASVYTAPRAGLKGQEKLFAPRSPYVEASEDQKKTVHALMDELNKLEEELAGSS, encoded by the coding sequence ATGTCTCCCAGCAAGGTTCCCCCACAAGGCATCTGGGCCCCGGCCGTGACCCTCTTCAACCCAGAGACAGACGAGCTCGACCTCGAAGCCCAAGCAAAGTACTACTCCTACCTCTCCAAGACGGGCCTCGCAGGCCTCGTCATCCTCGGCACAAACGCCGAGCAGTTCCTCCTCACCCGCGAAGAGCGTAAAGCCCTCATCGCCACCGCCCGCAAGGCCACCGGCCCAGACTTCCCCATCATGGCCGGCTGCGGCATGCACTCCACAAAGCAGGTCCTCGAGCTCCTCTCCGACGCAAAAGAAGCCGGCGCCGACTCGGCCCTCGTCCTGCCCCCGGCCTACTTTGGCAAGCAAACCACCCCGCAGGTCATTGACCGCTTCTTCAACACCGTCGCCGAGAAGACCCCCTTGCCTATCGTGCTTTACAACTTCCCCCTCGTCTGCAACGGCATCGACCTCGACAGCGGCACCATCGCCAAGCTCGCAAAGAAGCATGACTCCATCGTCGGCGTCAAACTCACCTGCGGCGCCGTCGCCAAGATCGTCCGCCTCGCCGCCGAGCTGCCCGCCGAGAAGTTCGCCACCTACGGAGGCCAGTCCGACTTCCTCCTCGGCGGCCTCACGTCCGGCAGCGCGGGCTGCATCGCGGCCTTCGCCAACGTCTTCCCCCGCGTCACGGTGCAGATTTACAAGCTGCACAACGAGGGCAAGCTCAAGGAGGCCGTCGAGCTGCACCAAAAGGCCGCCCTTGCGGAGCAGGCGACCAAGGCGGGTATTGCGACCATCAAGTACGCCGCGTCCGTGTACACGGCGCCGCGGGCCGGGTTGAAGGGCCAGGAGAAGCTGTTCGCGCCGCGGAGCCCGTATGTTGAGGCCAGCGAGGACCAGAAGAAGACTGTGCACGCTTTGATGGATGAGTTGAACAAGCTTGAGGAGGAGCTTGCTGGTTCCAGCTGA